Proteins encoded in a region of the Halanaerobiaceae bacterium ANBcell28 genome:
- a CDS encoding radical SAM protein: MIIINSAYLDLFSSGELEKRVEKAYDILKDCKLCPHHCHVDRTKNETGYCQIGKEIIVASFAPHYGEEAPLVGNLGSGTVFFSSCNLKCIYCQNYDISHLREGSIVTVKELGKILIDLQNKGCHNINFVTASHMIHAVLASILEACKEGLKIPIVYNTGAYDDIEALKLLDGVVDIYLPDIKYSDENIALKYSKISNYIEIVKKAVKEMHRQVGDLKIEGGIAKKGLIVRHLVLPENLAGTKEVMDFISKDISEDTYLNIMDQYYPAYKAIDHDILNRRISREEYKEVLEIAEKAKLKRVINHDDLFTKL, encoded by the coding sequence GTGATTATTATTAACTCAGCTTATCTTGACTTGTTTTCTTCTGGAGAATTAGAGAAGAGAGTAGAAAAGGCTTACGATATCTTAAAAGATTGTAAGTTGTGCCCTCATCATTGTCATGTTGATAGGACAAAAAATGAGACTGGATATTGTCAGATAGGGAAGGAAATAATTGTTGCCAGCTTCGCTCCTCATTATGGTGAAGAAGCCCCATTAGTAGGAAACTTAGGCTCAGGAACAGTATTTTTTAGTAGTTGCAACTTGAAATGCATTTATTGCCAAAACTATGATATTAGTCATTTAAGGGAAGGAAGTATAGTAACTGTTAAAGAACTAGGGAAAATATTGATTGATCTACAGAATAAAGGTTGTCATAATATTAATTTTGTTACAGCAAGTCATATGATCCATGCAGTATTAGCTTCAATTTTAGAGGCTTGTAAAGAAGGTCTCAAAATTCCAATAGTATATAATACGGGTGCATATGATGATATTGAGGCACTAAAATTATTAGATGGTGTTGTTGATATTTATTTACCAGATATTAAGTATTCTGATGAAAATATCGCTTTAAAATATTCAAAAATATCTAATTATATAGAGATTGTAAAAAAAGCAGTTAAAGAGATGCATCGACAGGTTGGGGATTTAAAAATAGAAGGAGGGATTGCCAAAAAGGGTTTGATTGTTCGTCATCTAGTTTTACCAGAAAATCTAGCAGGAACAAAAGAAGTGATGGACTTTATTAGTAAAGATATTTCAGAAGATACATATTTGAATATAATGGATCAATATTATCCTGCTTATAAGGCTATAGATCATGATATATTAAATCGTAGGATAAGTAGAGAAGAATATAAAGAAGTTTTGGAAATAGCTGAAAAAGCTAAATTAAAGAGAGTAATAAATCATGATGATCTGTTCACTAAATTATAA
- the spoVAD gene encoding stage V sporulation protein AD — protein sequence MAKKLQGQTLTFKNPPHIIAQGSIVGPEEGKGPLGSHFDLVYDDPMCGQKTWEKGEKKMVSDVIDYTLGQASIPPSDINFLIAGDLLNQIITATYVSRDYDIPFLGIYGACSTIVESMGIASMKMDGGFADCVLCFASSHYQTAERQYRMPIEYGIQYTENNQWTVTGSAAYILGWLGGQVWITHCTFGKVIDLGTKDANDMGSAMAPAAADTILQHFMDTSRGPQDYDLILTGDLASVGKSNLETLLREKNVELGDKLQDCGDMIFGDDEKYGAGGSGCAASATVLASVIIPQIISGQLNRVLVVGTGALLSPLSLMQGESIPAIAHGIVIEKIPGS from the coding sequence ATGGCAAAAAAGCTACAGGGTCAGACCTTAACATTTAAAAATCCACCACATATTATTGCTCAGGGCTCAATTGTAGGACCTGAAGAGGGAAAAGGACCATTAGGTTCTCATTTTGATTTGGTTTATGATGATCCCATGTGTGGACAAAAAACATGGGAAAAAGGTGAAAAGAAAATGGTTTCCGATGTTATTGATTATACATTGGGACAAGCTTCGATTCCACCTTCAGATATAAATTTTCTAATAGCTGGGGATCTCTTAAATCAAATCATTACAGCAACATATGTGTCTAGAGATTATGATATTCCTTTTTTAGGTATCTATGGGGCCTGTTCAACTATAGTTGAGTCAATGGGCATTGCTAGCATGAAGATGGATGGTGGTTTTGCAGATTGTGTATTATGCTTTGCTTCAAGTCATTATCAGACAGCAGAAAGACAATATAGAATGCCAATAGAATACGGGATTCAATATACGGAGAATAATCAGTGGACTGTGACAGGTTCTGCAGCTTATATTTTAGGTTGGCTAGGAGGCCAGGTTTGGATTACTCATTGTACTTTTGGCAAGGTCATTGATCTCGGTACAAAAGATGCTAATGATATGGGTTCAGCAATGGCACCAGCGGCTGCAGATACTATACTTCAACATTTTATGGATACTAGTCGTGGACCACAGGATTATGACCTTATATTGACAGGAGATTTAGCATCAGTAGGCAAAAGTAATTTAGAAACCCTACTTAGAGAAAAAAATGTAGAGTTAGGTGATAAACTACAGGATTGTGGAGATATGATTTTTGGAGATGATGAGAAATATGGTGCTGGCGGGAGTGGTTGTGCTGCTTCTGCTACTGTCTTAGCTAGTGTGATAATTCCTCAAATCATATCAGGTCAATTAAATAGAGTTTTAGTTGTTGGTACTGGTGCATTATTGAGCCCATTATCATTAATGCAAGGTGAATCAATACCAGCAATAGCACATGGGATAGTAATAGAAAAAATACCAGGGAGTTGA
- a CDS encoding amidase domain-containing protein — MIFIIKCNYKKIIYFLLIIFLIAIISNFYLQRKVLRPVLDEETNAFLYSMVQEIFDIRNDTILKEDLPQLESLYNTNVRNGIWAYEHELKKAKYLHEWSEKQSIEFKSIVSNIIVRYANEKNDGYSINLMVNTEYQYNYLDEPEVLNSFRIGTYHTLDLMPYDEEWLITKEWYTDPFADSLNTDDLENPKISEIINSQEAKDLKNLKQKRLDAIEYLDKYCGAATLPEYGYKYNTDYRDYNHLGGDCANFASQMLYEAGGFTKGGTWNYANGAGSRAWLNADAFNNFMVYSGRGTRIARGSYAEVLKASYNLLPGDYIAYEKKGKVVHISLVSGIDSKGYILVNSHNTDRYRVPWDLGWSNKGIKFHLVRVHF, encoded by the coding sequence ATGATTTTTATAATAAAATGTAATTATAAAAAAATAATATACTTTCTATTAATAATATTTCTAATTGCTATTATTTCTAATTTTTACTTGCAGAGAAAAGTGCTTAGGCCAGTTTTAGATGAAGAAACGAATGCTTTTTTATACTCTATGGTACAAGAAATATTTGATATACGTAATGACACTATCCTTAAAGAAGATCTCCCACAATTAGAAAGTCTATATAACACAAATGTTAGAAATGGAATATGGGCATATGAGCATGAACTAAAAAAAGCAAAGTACTTACATGAGTGGTCTGAAAAGCAAAGCATCGAATTTAAAAGTATTGTATCAAATATAATTGTACGTTATGCTAATGAAAAAAATGATGGATATTCAATAAACTTAATGGTTAATACAGAATATCAATACAATTACTTAGATGAACCTGAAGTACTTAATAGCTTTAGGATAGGAACTTATCATACACTAGACCTAATGCCTTATGATGAAGAATGGTTAATTACAAAAGAATGGTATACTGACCCTTTCGCAGATTCGCTTAATACAGATGATTTAGAAAATCCAAAAATTAGTGAAATAATTAATTCTCAAGAAGCAAAAGACTTAAAAAATCTCAAGCAAAAAAGACTTGATGCAATAGAATATTTAGATAAATATTGTGGAGCAGCTACTTTACCTGAGTACGGATATAAATACAACACAGATTATAGAGATTACAATCATCTCGGAGGGGATTGCGCTAATTTCGCATCCCAGATGCTCTACGAAGCTGGCGGTTTTACAAAAGGAGGGACATGGAATTATGCAAATGGTGCAGGTAGTAGAGCCTGGCTTAATGCAGATGCTTTTAATAATTTTATGGTTTATAGTGGTAGAGGAACAAGAATCGCCCGTGGTTCTTATGCAGAAGTACTAAAAGCATCATATAATCTATTACCAGGTGATTATATAGCATATGAAAAAAAAGGTAAAGTAGTACATATTTCTTTAGTAAGTGGTATAGATTCTAAAGGGTATATCCTGGTAAATTCACATAATACAGATCGTTATAGAGTCCCCTGGGACCTAGGATGGAGTAATAAAGGCATTAAATTTCATTTGGTCAGGGTACATTTTTAA
- a CDS encoding DUF4363 family protein translates to MRIIAVILLIIFIFTLAIYGYNKLSAYAEDIYILLNDLENNIKNDNWDMANIHKEKLKEKWDESQKRIALMIDHTDFHDLNIVMTEIYFLIEQRERDKVLREITIAKELTQQLAEQAKPILENIF, encoded by the coding sequence ATGAGAATAATAGCTGTTATACTCTTAATTATATTTATTTTCACCCTTGCTATCTATGGTTACAATAAACTCAGTGCTTATGCAGAAGATATCTATATCCTACTTAATGACTTAGAAAACAATATTAAAAATGATAATTGGGATATGGCTAATATACATAAAGAGAAACTCAAAGAAAAATGGGATGAAAGCCAGAAAAGAATAGCTCTTATGATAGATCATACTGACTTTCATGATTTAAATATAGTTATGACAGAAATATATTTTTTAATTGAACAAAGAGAAAGAGATAAAGTTCTTAGAGAAATAACAATCGCTAAAGAATTAACCCAACAACTAGCAGAGCAAGCTAAGCCTATCTTAGAAAATATCTTTTAA
- a CDS encoding DUF421 domain-containing protein, whose protein sequence is MFIVIARTIILYSLVIIVLRIMGKRQIGELQPFEFAITIMISALAAIPMEDTGIPLVSSIIPILLLLAFQMALSIITLRSSKARAIICGKPRILIENGKLVEEELKNSRVNLNDLFEQLRLKGYPNISDVEFAILETNGKISVIPKSQKRPVNPEDLNIPTKYEGLSHSLVIDGEIQDYNLKKLNLNKEWLRAELAKYNIEDPSDTFFAALDTSGNLIYQKKRR, encoded by the coding sequence ATGTTTATTGTTATTGCTAGGACAATAATACTATACTCTTTAGTAATTATAGTGCTTCGTATAATGGGTAAAAGGCAAATCGGAGAACTCCAACCTTTTGAATTTGCTATCACCATAATGATATCTGCACTAGCAGCTATCCCTATGGAAGATACAGGAATACCCCTTGTATCCAGTATTATACCCATATTATTGCTTTTGGCTTTTCAAATGGCACTTTCTATTATTACATTAAGAAGTTCTAAAGCTAGGGCAATTATTTGTGGTAAACCACGAATTCTAATTGAAAACGGGAAACTAGTAGAAGAAGAACTAAAAAATTCCAGGGTTAATCTGAATGATTTATTTGAACAATTAAGACTAAAAGGCTATCCCAATATCAGTGACGTAGAGTTTGCAATACTGGAGACAAATGGTAAAATAAGTGTAATTCCAAAATCACAAAAAAGACCAGTAAATCCCGAAGACCTAAATATACCTACGAAATACGAAGGTCTCTCTCATTCCTTAGTTATCGATGGAGAAATACAGGACTATAACCTTAAAAAACTAAACTTAAATAAAGAATGGTTAAGAGCAGAGTTAGCAAAATATAATATAGAAGATCCATCTGATACTTTTTTTGCTGCTCTAGACACATCTGGTAATCTTATTTACCAAAAAAAAAGAAGATAA
- the spoVAC gene encoding stage V sporulation protein AC: protein MKHINKTKDEYKKIVKENQPPKNKTMNFIKAYLVGGLICVIGQGFWNFYLLFDMSQNDAGTLSVITLIFIGALLTGIGVYDEIGQFSGAGSLVPITGFANAMVSPAMEYKQDGLILGLGAKLFDVAGPVLVYGMVTAFIIGLLTKVLGG from the coding sequence ATGAAACATATAAATAAGACAAAAGATGAGTATAAAAAAATTGTCAAAGAAAATCAGCCCCCTAAAAATAAAACTATGAACTTTATTAAAGCATATCTAGTGGGAGGATTGATTTGTGTAATAGGTCAGGGTTTCTGGAACTTTTACTTGTTATTTGATATGTCGCAAAATGATGCTGGCACTTTAAGTGTAATAACATTGATATTTATTGGAGCATTATTAACTGGTATAGGTGTTTATGATGAGATTGGTCAATTTTCAGGTGCTGGCTCACTAGTTCCAATAACAGGGTTTGCTAATGCTATGGTTTCTCCTGCTATGGAATATAAACAGGATGGACTAATTTTAGGTCTTGGAGCTAAGTTATTTGATGTAGCTGGACCTGTATTGGTATATGGTATGGTAACAGCTTTTATTATTGGTTTATTGACTAAGGTATTGGGAGGTTAA
- a CDS encoding KamA family radical SAM protein, translating to MKYLKDEERKKIKEMVKLKIEYFSNLEKVEYLDEDEKEDLKNVTDKYSFRANNYYMSLIDWNDSNDPIKRIIMPNLGELDNWGALDPSNESKYTVMQGVEHKYDSTILLLVSNVCAGICRYCFRKRIFKNGHREKLEDLDSALNYIREHEEITNVLLTGGDSLMISTNRLEKILKGLREIEHVEIIRFGTKIPVFNPYRIIEDKELQDMFRKYSTKEKRLYLITDINHPKELSKEAVESLRILIDSGVILANQTPLIRKLNDKPKVLAELFKELSFIGIPSYYVFQCRPSIGNKEYAVPIEEGYKIYEKAKSMVSGLAKRSSFVLSHASGKIKILGMNDKKIFFKYHRAYDNKNSGKFFSFKRNAEAYWLDDYQLSNMESQNYIMHY from the coding sequence ATAAAATATCTTAAAGATGAAGAAAGAAAAAAGATAAAGGAGATGGTGAAGTTGAAGATCGAATATTTTAGCAATTTAGAGAAAGTGGAATATTTAGACGAAGATGAAAAGGAAGATCTAAAGAATGTTACAGATAAATATTCCTTTAGGGCTAATAACTATTACATGTCTTTAATTGATTGGAATGATTCTAATGATCCGATTAAAAGAATAATAATGCCAAATTTAGGAGAGTTAGATAATTGGGGTGCTTTAGATCCATCTAACGAGAGTAAGTACACAGTAATGCAGGGTGTGGAGCATAAATATGATTCAACTATATTATTATTAGTGAGTAACGTTTGTGCCGGTATATGCCGTTATTGTTTTAGGAAAAGGATTTTTAAAAATGGACATAGAGAAAAATTAGAAGATCTTGACTCTGCTTTAAATTACATAAGGGAACATGAGGAAATTACTAATGTATTATTAACAGGTGGGGATTCTTTAATGATTTCTACAAATAGATTAGAGAAGATACTTAAAGGACTTCGTGAAATAGAACATGTAGAAATAATACGTTTCGGTACTAAAATACCCGTTTTTAATCCTTACCGCATAATAGAAGATAAAGAATTACAAGATATGTTTAGAAAATATAGTACGAAAGAAAAGAGATTATATTTGATTACTGATATAAATCATCCAAAAGAATTATCTAAAGAGGCAGTTGAATCTTTAAGAATACTGATAGATTCAGGGGTTATATTAGCTAATCAGACTCCATTGATTCGTAAATTAAATGATAAGCCAAAAGTGTTAGCTGAGTTATTCAAAGAGCTGTCATTTATTGGGATCCCCTCATATTATGTTTTTCAATGTAGACCTTCAATTGGAAATAAGGAGTATGCTGTTCCTATTGAAGAAGGATATAAAATATATGAGAAAGCAAAATCTATGGTCTCTGGTTTAGCTAAAAGATCTTCTTTTGTTTTATCTCATGCAAGTGGAAAAATTAAAATATTAGGTATGAATGACAAAAAAATATTTTTTAAATACCATCGAGCTTATGATAATAAAAATAGCGGTAAATTTTTTTCTTTTAAACGTAATGCAGAAGCTTATTGGTTGGATGATTATCAATTGTCTAATATGGAGTCTCAAAATTACATTATGCATTATTAG
- the spoIIP gene encoding stage II sporulation protein P: MLKKKTIFIFLLSLIFILSSSFVAAEFMEHCGDHVVRVYDEDGNYIFATARGVVRGDRYISTDNIEYVIEEASDDRATAVKKGEIDLLQGITELRVPYHYSQDEERVVAIYHTHNGESYEPSEAAVEGPGDIHEVGRELASALENLGVRVVHNENLHLPHDGASYERSRATAMEVSEEMPHVVLDLHRDGIPDPGEYLTEIDGETISQVRLVIGRQNPNSSVNDQFARQLKAAADEIYPGLVRDIFFGRGNYNQSISPNSVLLEFGTHTTTKEQAIASAHLLAEPLINILYGEEASAQRGRSAYASIPWIIGLLVVGILIFLFINEGSWEGVVNRLKNFIPNEMGKKKD, encoded by the coding sequence ATGTTAAAGAAAAAGACAATATTTATTTTTCTACTAAGTCTAATTTTCATTCTAAGTTCTAGCTTTGTTGCAGCAGAATTTATGGAACATTGCGGAGATCATGTAGTAAGAGTATATGATGAAGACGGCAACTATATTTTTGCTACAGCTCGTGGAGTAGTAAGAGGAGACAGGTATATTAGTACTGATAATATTGAGTATGTAATTGAGGAAGCAAGTGATGATAGAGCTACTGCAGTAAAAAAGGGTGAAATTGATTTATTACAGGGGATAACAGAATTACGTGTTCCATATCATTACTCTCAAGATGAGGAAAGAGTAGTAGCAATATATCATACTCATAACGGAGAGTCATATGAACCAAGTGAAGCTGCTGTAGAAGGGCCTGGAGATATACATGAGGTTGGTCGTGAGTTGGCATCTGCTTTAGAAAATTTAGGTGTTAGAGTAGTTCATAACGAGAATCTTCATTTACCCCATGACGGTGCTTCGTATGAAAGGTCTCGTGCTACAGCTATGGAGGTTTCGGAGGAAATGCCTCATGTTGTTCTTGATCTTCATAGAGATGGGATTCCTGATCCAGGGGAGTACTTAACAGAGATTGATGGAGAAACTATTAGCCAGGTAAGATTAGTTATAGGTAGGCAAAATCCTAACAGCTCTGTAAATGATCAGTTTGCAAGACAATTAAAAGCTGCAGCTGATGAAATATATCCTGGATTAGTACGAGATATTTTCTTTGGTAGAGGTAATTATAATCAAAGTATTTCTCCTAATTCTGTTTTACTTGAGTTTGGTACACATACAACTACTAAAGAACAGGCTATAGCAAGTGCTCATTTGCTGGCTGAGCCGTTGATCAATATATTATATGGTGAGGAAGCTTCTGCTCAAAGGGGTAGGAGTGCATATGCTTCTATTCCCTGGATTATAGGGTTACTCGTTGTAGGAATTTTGATATTCCTATTTATAAATGAAGGAAGTTGGGAAGGTGTAGTAAATCGTTTAAAAAACTTTATACCTAATGAAATGGGTAAGAAGAAAGATTAA
- the spoVAE gene encoding stage V sporulation protein AE produces the protein MGNYFTAFLVGGLICGLGQIFLDNTKYKPAHLLVGLVVLGAILSGLGLYDPLIEFAGAGAMIPVSSFGNILTKGVVTEAGKYGLLGLFKGVLEVASAGISAAVIIAFFVALLFKPKT, from the coding sequence TTGGGTAATTATTTTACAGCTTTTCTTGTTGGTGGATTAATATGTGGACTTGGACAAATATTTTTAGATAATACTAAATATAAACCTGCACATCTTTTAGTTGGCTTAGTTGTCCTTGGGGCTATTCTATCAGGATTAGGTTTGTATGATCCATTAATTGAATTTGCTGGAGCAGGGGCTATGATACCTGTTTCTAGTTTTGGAAATATTTTAACTAAGGGAGTAGTTACTGAGGCTGGGAAATATGGGCTATTAGGCCTATTTAAAGGAGTACTTGAGGTTGCAAGTGCGGGTATAAGTGCAGCCGTTATTATTGCTTTTTTTGTTGCACTTTTATTTAAACCTAAAACGTAA
- a CDS encoding N-acetylmuramoyl-L-alanine amidase, whose product MRKYLSILLVFIMFFVFIVNTETALALDNNSNSDSLISIAKGVASLLLLNTAYNYIDNLSNRANRQEEIMIENQNEEKSQDMMSEEIIEVEEKVIDVGQGTRTGSISSSYRINSSDLSGQVIVIDPGHGGHDPGAVGPSGLKESDVVLDISLKLYDLLRENTSARVYLTRDTDVFIPLSERSAMANRLDADMFISVHSNADQWGRRRGIETYAHFNTSTDSWALAWYLQDSLVRGLGLPDNGLKADNFHVIRETAHRKSVLLEVGYISHPTEELFLSDYNNRTRAAQAIYQGLLDYYASL is encoded by the coding sequence ATGCGCAAATACCTTAGTATTCTACTTGTTTTTATAATGTTTTTTGTCTTTATTGTAAACACTGAAACTGCATTAGCATTAGATAATAACTCAAACAGTGATAGTTTGATTTCTATTGCTAAGGGTGTGGCATCTCTATTACTATTAAATACAGCATATAATTATATTGATAATCTATCTAATCGAGCAAATCGACAAGAAGAAATAATGATAGAGAATCAAAATGAAGAGAAAAGTCAGGACATGATGTCGGAAGAAATAATTGAAGTTGAAGAGAAAGTAATAGATGTTGGTCAAGGAACACGGACAGGTTCTATTAGTAGTTCTTATAGGATAAATTCCTCTGATTTAAGTGGACAGGTGATAGTTATTGACCCAGGACATGGTGGCCATGATCCAGGAGCTGTAGGCCCCTCAGGTTTAAAAGAAAGTGATGTAGTACTGGATATTTCCTTAAAATTATATGATCTTTTAAGAGAAAATACCTCAGCTAGAGTATATCTTACAAGAGATACTGATGTATTTATCCCTCTAAGCGAACGTTCTGCAATGGCTAATCGATTAGATGCAGATATGTTTATTAGTGTACACTCAAACGCAGATCAATGGGGTAGAAGAAGAGGTATAGAGACTTATGCTCATTTTAATACATCAACAGATAGTTGGGCATTAGCCTGGTATTTGCAGGATAGCCTTGTTAGAGGATTAGGTTTACCGGATAATGGTTTAAAAGCTGATAATTTTCATGTTATTAGAGAAACGGCACACAGAAAATCTGTTTTATTAGAGGTCGGTTATATTTCTCATCCAACAGAGGAGTTGTTTTTAAGTGATTATAACAATAGGACAAGGGCTGCTCAAGCAATTTATCAAGGCTTATTAGATTATTATGCAAGTCTATGA
- a CDS encoding class I SAM-dependent methyltransferase, with translation MELSPKLYQWIVRPDWYNKRFTNNVLNKENIYHKKVLDFGCGVGSNSFLCKAENYLGIDTDKNRIKQAKRNYPDYNFANVEKVELNENSFDLILIIAVLHHIPSDELEKIVEDFKKILRPNGEILVIEPCYYNHCTFNNHFMSFFDKGKFIRSKEEYFRFFQNKNFKIKSYRELSKLLYKEIFFSVSL, from the coding sequence ATGGAATTATCACCCAAGTTATATCAATGGATAGTGCGACCAGACTGGTATAATAAGAGATTTACAAATAATGTACTTAATAAAGAAAATATCTATCACAAGAAAGTGCTTGATTTCGGTTGTGGAGTTGGTTCAAATTCATTTTTATGTAAAGCAGAAAACTATTTAGGAATTGATACAGATAAAAATAGAATCAAGCAAGCTAAAAGAAATTATCCAGATTATAACTTCGCTAATGTAGAAAAAGTGGAGTTAAATGAGAATTCTTTTGATCTTATTCTTATCATAGCAGTTTTACATCATATTCCTTCAGATGAATTAGAAAAGATTGTGGAAGATTTCAAAAAAATACTTAGACCAAATGGAGAAATATTAGTTATAGAACCCTGTTATTATAATCATTGTACGTTCAATAATCATTTTATGAGTTTTTTTGATAAGGGTAAATTTATTAGATCTAAAGAAGAATACTTTAGATTTTTTCAAAATAAAAACTTTAAGATAAAATCATATAGAGAGTTATCAAAATTATTGTATAAAGAAATATTCTTTTCAGTTTCTTTATAA